In Bacillus sp. S3, the sequence TCATTAACCGCTGCATCAATTTCGTCTTTGTTCGCGGCTTTTGCATTGATAGGAGCTAATCCAACACCATCTTCAGCTAACCCATATAACGTAACTTCGCCGCCAGGAAAATGGCCATCTTTTGTTTTTGTTGCGAGGTCTTTAACTGCTACATCAACTCGTTTAATTGCTGATGTAAGAACTACATCTTGACCCATGTCAGCTTGGTCGCGGTCAACACCAATCGCCCAAAAGTCTTTTCCAGGGTCTTTAGACTTACGATCATTGGCTTCTTTAAAAAGGCCAACACCAGTAGCGCCAGCAGCGTGGAAGATGACGTCCGCACCGGAAGAATACATTTTAGAAGCGATGGCTTGTCCAAGTTCAGCCTTGTCAAACGCACCAGCAAATTGAACGTCAACTTGAACCTCTGGTTTAGCAGCCTTAACACCAGCTAAGAAACCAGTTTGGAACCGTTCGATAACAGGAACGTCCATGCCGCCAATAAACCCAATATGATTAGATTTTGTTGTTTTAGCCGCTGCAATTCCTGCAAGGAATCCGGCTTCCTGCTCCTTGAAAAGAATGCTTGCAACGTTTGGCAGCTTTACTTCTGCATCAACAATCGCAAATTTAGAATCTTTTTGTTGATTTGCAATTTCCTCAACCGCTGATGGCATTAAGAAGCCAATCGCGTAAACTAAGTCAAAGCCTTCACGAGCAAGTTTATTTAAGTTTGTTGTATAATCGGCATCCGATTTAGAGGCTAGGTAATCATACCCACCCTTACCTTTGGTTAATCCATTTTCTTTACCAAAATTTTGGAGACCCTCCCAAGACGATTGATTAAATGATTTGTCATCAACACCGCCAATGTCCGTAACCATTGCGACAGAGAAGTGATCTTTGTTGTCTCCACCTTTAGTTGTATCGTTGCCCTTGTTATCATTCCCTTTTCCACAAGCACCTAAAAGTGTACCTGCTGCAATTACTAGTGATAGTGCTATTCCCAGCTTACGTTTTTTCAAGATATGTGCCTCCTTAGATGTTGGTTAATAAGTATAAACTATTGTTTATAATATAAACTTTCGTTTGTATTATACTTCTAATAACTATTCAGGTCAATTTATTTTGTCCGTACCACACTCAATTATCCATAATTCTAGTTATGTTCTTAAAAACCTCCATTTCTTATGGTGAAGCGATTATCTAAATACGATATTGATTCTTGATTAGTTGGTTATGAATGGTGAAGGGTTTGGAAATAACAGTTGAAAATTCGGGGAAAGAGCTCATTTTTAGGAATGGTCATAAAGTTTTTTTCGTTGAAAAGTAGACAGAATTACCCCTCCCACAATAAATAAAGAACCAAAAATTTCTGCGCCAGTGATTGGCTTGGATAACAATATGAATCCCATGACCATCGCCACAAATGGTTCTAAATTAGATAATATGGATGCATTTGAAGCATGAACATGTCTAATGTTGTTATTCCAAATCAATGTTGCGATTCCATGGACAATTATGGCGGTTCCGATCAGTAAGGTCCAATCGGGTATTTGAGAACTGACACGTAAGGAAGTGTCTAGTGAAAAAGCAAAAGGAATCGACACGATAAAGCCAATAAAATTGGAATATAACGTAATGGTAAGTGGATCGATTCTTTGAGAGAGGAGCCTCGTCATAATAATCATAATGGCGAATGTCACCATCGTTAAGACAATCCATAATAGTCCACTTTCTAAATGGATGGAAGAAAAATTGCCTTTTGTTACAACAAAGTAAATACCAATGATGGCTACAATAGACCCCATCGCCATACGCATGGTTAATTTTTCATTCAGAAAAATAGCAGCTAAAATACTTGTGACTATGGGAGTAGTAGCTAAAATTAATGCAGATGTTGTGGGATCAGCAGTTTGTAATCCTGCAAAAAAGGACCATTGGTTTATAAAAACACCCACGACTCCCAGAAAAAAAACCATTAGAAAATCTTTTTTATTCAAAGGTTTAAAGTGTTTCTTGTATAAAGAAAAGCCAGTTAAGAAAACAACAATAAACAAAAGTCTAAGCATCGTTAATAGAGCTGGAGAAAAATCCCGAACTAATATCTTCCCAAATACAAAATTGCTCCCCCAAACGATTACACATAAAGTTAACAAAGTATATGCTTTTAACAAATTTGCTTCTTCCCTTCCTACTTAAAAAATGCCAACTGTCCTATTTTAACATAATATTTACTGAACACTATTGATTAAGTTTGAAACAATGCATTCGTTTCTTCCTTTAAATGTGAATGATTTTTGAAAGAACACATAAAAAAATTCCAAATACTGTTTAAAATACATGAATTATGGAGAATTTTATGGAAGTGTGGAAATTTTACACAGAACAATATGAATGACAAATTTAAAGGAGACTCGGGCGATGTTATTAGTACCACGTGAAATAGACAAACTGATGATTGTTGTGGCGGCTGATCTTGCTAAAAGAAGAAGAGAAAGAGGATTGAAGTTAAATTATCCTGAAGCAGTAGCGCTTATTACTTACGAAGTGTTAGAAGGGGCACGGGATGGAAAAACCGTGGCGGAATTGATGGAATATGGCGCTAATATCTTATCACGTCATGATGTAATGGAAGGTATTGGGGATATTATTGATGATATTCAGGTAGAGGCTACTTTTCCTGATGGAACAAAACTAGTAACGGTGCATGATCCAATTCGCTAGCAATGATGGGAGGGATACAAATGGAAATGGAACCAGGTCAATTGTTTTTGAAAGAGGAACCGATTATTTGTAACGAGGGTAGAGATTTATTCCGGATAAAGGTAACGAATACCGGAGATCGACCGGTTCAAATAGGTTCACACTTTCATTTCTTTGAAGTGAATGAATCCCTTAAATTTAATAGGGATGACGCATTTGGAAAACGATTGAATATCCCGGCAGGTGCGGCGGTGCGCTTTGAACCGGGTGATGAAAAGGAAGTTGAATTGGTGAGCTATGCGGGAGAACGCAAGGTTTATGGCTTTAACAATAAAACGGATGGATCTGTTGAAGGAGGGTACAACAAGTGAGCTTTAAAATGACACGGAAGCAATATGCCCAAATGTATGGACCAACTACAGGGGATTCTATCCGCTTGGCAGATACAAATTTATTCATCCAAATAGAAAAGGATTTTACCACATATGGTGAAGAAGTTGTCTTCGGGGGCGGAAAAGTCATCCGTGATGGAATGGGGCAGCATCCTCTAGTAACAAGAGGGGACGGCATCCCTGATGTTGTCATTACGAATGCAGTTATTTTAGATTATACAGGGATTGTCAAAGCAGATATCGCTATTCGTGATGGAAAAATAGCCGGCATTGGAAAAGCCGGAAATCCATTGATTATGGATGGTGTGGATATTGTCATCGGGGCCTCAACAGAAATCATTGCCGGAGAAGGCATGATTGTAACAGCGGGTGGAATCGATACACATGTCCATTTTATCAATCCCGCACAAGTAGAAGTGGCACTTACAGGAGGACTTACAACGTTAATTGGCGGCGGTACAGGTCCATCAGCAGGTTCAAGGGCTACAACCGTTACCCCGGGTGAATGGAATATTCACCGCATGCTTGAGGCAGTTGAAGGACTTCCGATTAATGTAGGGTTAACAGGAAAAGGCCAGGCAGCAACAGAAGAACCATTAGCAGAACAAATCCGTGCAGGGGTCATTGGACTGAAGGTTCATGAAGACTGGGGAGCAACTGCTTCTGCCCTAGACTATTCGCTCCGGGTTGCCGATCAATATGACGTTCAAGTAGCACTGCATGCGGATACTCTTAATGAAGGCGGTTTCGTAGAAAATACGATGGCAGCCATTAAAGACAGGGTTATTCACATGTACCATACAGAAGGGGCAGGCGGCGGACATGCGCCTGATTTAATTAAATCGGCCAGCTTTATGAATGTGCTGCCTTCCTCCACGAATCCAACGATGCCATATACTGTGAATACGGTTGATGAACATTTAGATATGCTGATGGTCTGTCATCACTTAAATCCATCCGTCCCTGAAGATATTGCCTTTGCAGATTCACGGATTAGAAAAGAAACCATCGCAGCTGAAGACATCCTTCAGGATATGGGGATTTTCAGTATGACCAGTTCAGATGCACAGGCCATGGGGCGAGTTGGGGAAGTAGTCATCAGGACATGGCAGGTCGCAGACAAAATGAAGATGCAGCGAGGTTCACTTAAAGGGGACGGAAAACTTTCCGATAATAACCGGGCAAAGCGGTATATTGCAAAATATACCATTAACCCTGCGATAACACATGGAATTGCTGATTATGTGGGTTCTATTGAGGTGGGGAAAATTGCCGATCTAGTCATTTGGTCTCCCGCGTTCTTTGGTGTGAAACCGGAATTAGTAATAAAAAGCGGGTTCATTGTACACGGAATGATGGGAGATGCAAATGCATCTATACCAACTCCTCAGCCTGTAATTAGCCGCCCGATGTATGCTGCGACCGGGAAAGCTCTGGCAAAAAGCTCGATCACGTTTATTTCACAAGCCGCGTATGAAGGGAAGGTTCATGAAAAACTCGGGTTAGAGAAACTAATTCTGCCCGTGCATGGAATCCGCAAACTAACAAAAAAAGACATGAAGTTAAACTCTGAAACCCCTGAGCTGACAGTGGATCCTCAAACCTACGAGGTAAGAGTTAACGGGGAGCATATTACCTGTGATCCAGTAGACAAGGTGCCGATGGGGCAGCGATATTTTCTATTTTGAGGTGAGATGAATGTTAATTGAAAGAATTGAAACGAATATTGAACATATGGAAAAGGAAGAAATATTCCGTCGTCATATGGAAAAAGTTTACCTTGACAGTGACCACTTGGTAAAACGGATTCAGAGAGTTACGACAGACCATGGCAGAGAAATTGGCATACGTTTAAAAGACCAACGTGATCTTGTTGCCGGCGATGTATTGTATATGGATGAGAAAAATATGATCGTGATTGATGTGGTCGCGGATGATTTATTAGTCATCAGCCCGCGCAGCATCAAAGAAATGGGAACCATTGCCCATCAATTAGGCAACAGGCACTTGCCTGCCCAATTTGAAGATGATCTAATGATGGTCCAATACGACTATCTGGTGGAGGAACTATTAAAGGAACTAGATCTTCCCTATCAGCGGGAAGATCGAAAAGTGAAGCAGGCGTTCCGTCATATTGGTCATAGTCATGGATCATAAATTACTGTCATTATTACAGTTATGTGATTCAAACTTTCCTACTGGTGCCTTCAGTCATTCATTCGGACTGGAAAGTTATATCCAGGAGAATATGGTACATAATCATGAGACCTTTTTGCAATGGCTTGAAGTGTATATTTGCGAGCAGCTTATCAATACAGATGGCCTCGCCTGCAGGCTTGTATATCAGGCATTGGATGAGAAAGATTTACAGAAGGTATGGAAGCTGGATCGATTATTGAATGTGCAAAATTTACCCCGTGAAACAAGGGAAGGTACTCAGCGAATGGGTGAACGGATGTTAAATCTTGTTCAGACTTTATATGATATACCAAATTTCTCCGTTTATCGGAAAAGGATTGCGGCAAAACAATCATTCGGTCACCCTTCAGTTGTTTTTACCATGGTTGCCCATCATCTTAGTATTTCTAATTCAACGACGCTTTTGTTTTACTTGTATTCAGTCGTTTCTAGTCTCGTTCAAAATGCTGTTCGAGGTATTCCGTTGGGACAGACATCAGGCCAGAAAATCATTCGTGATGTACAGCCTAAATTAGTTGAAGCAGTAGAAACTGCTCTCCAACTGGAGGAAGCGGATTTTGGCACTGTTTCACCAGGAATTGAATTATCACAAATGAGGCACGAACGTGTAAATATTCGTATATTTATGTCGTAATAAAAGCGGAAGCGCCCTGGTCAGTGGCGTATGGCCTGGAGCACTCCAACTGAGATAAAGGAAACACGAAGAGCCTTAAGCGATTCGATGTTGACTTATCGTAGGGCGGAGAGCGAAGGACACTAGCCGCTAGGGCGCTGGAGCCAGACAATTCTCAAAGTCGAAATTTTAATTTTTTAAAAGAGAAAGGGAAGAGTTGCTATGGAACCAATTAAAATTGGCGTGGGAGGACCTGTTGGAGCAGGAAAAACCATGTTAGTTGAAAAATTAACAAGACATTTAAATGATGAAATTAGTATGGCGGTTGTTACGAACGATATCTACACAAAAGAAGATGCTAAATTTCTTATGCAAAATGGCGTCCTTCCTGCTGATCGAATTATTGGTGTAGAAACAGGCGGCTGTCCACATACTGCCATAAGGGAAGATGCATCGATGAATTTTGCGGCAATCAATGAATTAATTGAAAAACATCCTGATGTTGAGCTGATCTTTGTGGAAAGCGGCGGGGATAATCTTGCTGCAACCTTTAGCCCGGAATTAGTTGATTTCTCAATATACATTATTGACGTGGCACAAGGTGAAAAAATTCCGCGAAAAGGCGGCCAAGGGATGATTAAATCAGATTTATTCATCATAAATAAAACGGATTTAGCTCCACATGTAGGGGCAAGTCTGGAAATCATGGAATCAGATACAAAAGTCTTTCGCGGAGACAAACCATTTGCCTTTACAAATCTAAAAGACGATACCGGGTTAGATAACGTCTTAGATTGGTTAAAACACAATGCATTATTAAAAGGATTGGCATAAGATGAATGACTGGACTGGTGTCTTACAGTTAGAAGCGGAAGAAAGAAAAGGGAAAACGGTCGCGAAAAAAGTCTATTTCCGGGGCGCATTTAAAGTAATGCGCCCTATTTACCATGATGATTCTGGTCAAGCTTGTTATTATTTATTAAATCCCGGGGGCGGCTATTTAGACGGGGATCGCTACCAAATGAAGATCACATTAGGGGAAAATGCTAAATTGACTTTAACAACACAGGGCGCCACAAAGGTTTATAAAACACCAACAGACTTTGCATACCAAGAATCAGAAATACTCCTTGGGGCAGGAAGTTACCTTGAATATATTCCCGATCCGCTAATCGCCTATCAAAATGCAAAATATAAACAAAAAAATGTCATTCGCATGGATCGGAGTGCTACTTTTCTTTATTCAGATATCCTTACCCCTGGGTGGTCACCGGGGGGAGAGCGTTTTAGCTATAAAACTGTTCATTTATTAAATGAAATTTACATGGAAGATGAATTGGTAGTGTACGATCACATTAAATTAAAGCCAACTGAACAAAATATTAATGGACTAGGATTTATGGAAGGTTATTCCCATTTAGGTTCAATGATGGTAATAAGTGAGCAGGCGGATAGTACATTCCTCGATCAGTTATATACAACCTTTGATGAGAAGTCATATGATTGTAAAGTTGGACTTTCCTTACTGCCCGTAAACGGATTTACGATTAGAGTATTAGCTAATTCAACGCAAGTCATTGAAAAAATCTTTTCGGACATTCATCAAATGATTAGTTTGGAATGGTTTCAATCAAAGCCAAGCTCACTTAGAAAATATTAAGGGGGTATACGGCCTGATTTTTCTGGAAAAACTCTAAAGGGAAAAACATAAGGAGGCGATTTTATGTTTGAAAACTTTGAAGTATTTCAACTTCAAGAAGGAACCGCACGGGAACAATCACATTTTTCATTGAATCTAGAAGGTCAAGATTATAAGGGAATGGTGCATGGTGGGAAAATTCATTGGTACAATCCACATCCAAAGCAAAAGATTGAAGAAGAACATTTAAGTGCAATCGAATCGCAGGTCCATCAATTGATGAATGAACATCTTGAATCATAAAAAGAAAGCATCTCTTAACGGGATGCTTTTTTTCCGTATTAAAATGCAGGTAATACTTTTCGGGCACCGAGGAACAGCCAGGTACAAAATACAAACGGCATGGTTAGTGGCGGAAGCCCATATGGTAAAAGCCAAGTAACAATACTTGCTGTAATCGGGACGGTAATACATGCAGCAATTGTTCCAAAAATAAGACCAGTCTTATGATTATCATTAAAAACAAGAGAAACCGCAATAATTGTTAAAATGGCATTATATCCGTAAAGTCCCATGAAAATCAAACTGTGTTCCCCGCCAAGACCATACGATGTTACTAACGCCGCAAGATTGCCCACTATGGCATAAAGTCCAATCCTCCAACCTGCCCAAAACAGTGCAATAAAAAGCAGAATTCCGGAAACAGAATGGTCGAGAAAGAAAACTTGGCCGATTCCATTGACGGCCCCATCCAGCCAATTTGCCTCACCTTTAATATTAAGAGTCCAATTGGATAATGATTGGGGCGTAAGGTCTGGGCTTAATTGGAAAGATGTCAACCTGTAAGTGGTTAATAGAAAAAACCAAGTCAGGATAATATAGGGAAAAGTAAGAATGGGTACGCCTGTCTGCCGCATGAAATGGATCATCGCTGCAGTAAAGAATGCCGTGATAGCTGCTCCAATAAGCGCAATAATCCAACGATCATCACCGCTTAAAAATAAGTACAGAGCCATTCCTGTTAGAACTGAGTTATATCCAAATATCCCTTGATTTACACTATTTGGATCCGCCTTGCCAATTTTCGCAATTAACGTTCCGATCAATGCTGAGAAAAGGGTGATTAAACCTAAGGGAACAGAGGCAACGGATACTGCTGCAAAAATAATAAACCCGGAAACAGCATTCTCAACTAAGACTACTTGTGAAATTCCTTTGAGGGCAGTTACCATTAACCAGGTCAATGTTTCCCTGTTTATTACCCTGCTAAGATTGTTATGAATGATCACCACTCCTTTTCAGGGCATTCAAAGATTTTGGAAAAAAATCAATGATCGTAAATGGTATTGCAATCAAATTTCTTTATTAAATTTCCCAATTGCATGAAAAAGTATGACTGATAGATGAGAAATTTAATGTTTTCACTGAAATCAACAATTATACATAAGATACCTCATAATGACGAAGTGAGAATGGGAGGAAAAATGTATGCCTTCTGTCATTAATTTAGGAATTATGAATATTAATTCTCCCCAGCCGAATGCGGCCATTTTTGTTGGTGAATCGATCGTGACTGGTATGGATGGTAACAGAAAATATAATTTGGGATTTGGCGGACTGTATGGTGCTTTTAATGTTGTTGGAGGGAATATCAGTAATAATATCGACAGCTTTGAAATGATTGATGGGGTAATCTTTGACCAAGATTTTAAACCAAATGTAGGCTCCAATGTTTAGAAAAAAATGCAAAAAAAAATCCTTAATTAGGACTCTG encodes:
- a CDS encoding BMP family protein, with the translated sequence MKKRKLGIALSLVIAAGTLLGACGKGNDNKGNDTTKGGDNKDHFSVAMVTDIGGVDDKSFNQSSWEGLQNFGKENGLTKGKGGYDYLASKSDADYTTNLNKLAREGFDLVYAIGFLMPSAVEEIANQQKDSKFAIVDAEVKLPNVASILFKEQEAGFLAGIAAAKTTKSNHIGFIGGMDVPVIERFQTGFLAGVKAAKPEVQVDVQFAGAFDKAELGQAIASKMYSSGADVIFHAAGATGVGLFKEANDRKSKDPGKDFWAIGVDRDQADMGQDVVLTSAIKRVDVAVKDLATKTKDGHFPGGEVTLYGLAEDGVGLAPINAKAANKDEIDAAVNEWIEKIKSGAVTVPGTRKELQNFNPNK
- a CDS encoding DMT family transporter is translated as MLKAYTLLTLCVIVWGSNFVFGKILVRDFSPALLTMLRLLFIVVFLTGFSLYKKHFKPLNKKDFLMVFFLGVVGVFINQWSFFAGLQTADPTTSALILATTPIVTSILAAIFLNEKLTMRMAMGSIVAIIGIYFVVTKGNFSSIHLESGLLWIVLTMVTFAIMIIMTRLLSQRIDPLTITLYSNFIGFIVSIPFAFSLDTSLRVSSQIPDWTLLIGTAIIVHGIATLIWNNNIRHVHASNASILSNLEPFVAMVMGFILLSKPITGAEIFGSLFIVGGVILSTFQRKKLYDHS
- a CDS encoding urease subunit gamma, with amino-acid sequence MLLVPREIDKLMIVVAADLAKRRRERGLKLNYPEAVALITYEVLEGARDGKTVAELMEYGANILSRHDVMEGIGDIIDDIQVEATFPDGTKLVTVHDPIR
- the ureB gene encoding urease subunit beta → MEPGQLFLKEEPIICNEGRDLFRIKVTNTGDRPVQIGSHFHFFEVNESLKFNRDDAFGKRLNIPAGAAVRFEPGDEKEVELVSYAGERKVYGFNNKTDGSVEGGYNK
- the ureC gene encoding urease subunit alpha, with amino-acid sequence MSFKMTRKQYAQMYGPTTGDSIRLADTNLFIQIEKDFTTYGEEVVFGGGKVIRDGMGQHPLVTRGDGIPDVVITNAVILDYTGIVKADIAIRDGKIAGIGKAGNPLIMDGVDIVIGASTEIIAGEGMIVTAGGIDTHVHFINPAQVEVALTGGLTTLIGGGTGPSAGSRATTVTPGEWNIHRMLEAVEGLPINVGLTGKGQAATEEPLAEQIRAGVIGLKVHEDWGATASALDYSLRVADQYDVQVALHADTLNEGGFVENTMAAIKDRVIHMYHTEGAGGGHAPDLIKSASFMNVLPSSTNPTMPYTVNTVDEHLDMLMVCHHLNPSVPEDIAFADSRIRKETIAAEDILQDMGIFSMTSSDAQAMGRVGEVVIRTWQVADKMKMQRGSLKGDGKLSDNNRAKRYIAKYTINPAITHGIADYVGSIEVGKIADLVIWSPAFFGVKPELVIKSGFIVHGMMGDANASIPTPQPVISRPMYAATGKALAKSSITFISQAAYEGKVHEKLGLEKLILPVHGIRKLTKKDMKLNSETPELTVDPQTYEVRVNGEHITCDPVDKVPMGQRYFLF
- the ureE gene encoding urease accessory protein UreE, with the protein product MLIERIETNIEHMEKEEIFRRHMEKVYLDSDHLVKRIQRVTTDHGREIGIRLKDQRDLVAGDVLYMDEKNMIVIDVVADDLLVISPRSIKEMGTIAHQLGNRHLPAQFEDDLMMVQYDYLVEELLKELDLPYQREDRKVKQAFRHIGHSHGS
- a CDS encoding urease accessory protein UreF → MDHKLLSLLQLCDSNFPTGAFSHSFGLESYIQENMVHNHETFLQWLEVYICEQLINTDGLACRLVYQALDEKDLQKVWKLDRLLNVQNLPRETREGTQRMGERMLNLVQTLYDIPNFSVYRKRIAAKQSFGHPSVVFTMVAHHLSISNSTTLLFYLYSVVSSLVQNAVRGIPLGQTSGQKIIRDVQPKLVEAVETALQLEEADFGTVSPGIELSQMRHERVNIRIFMS
- the ureG gene encoding urease accessory protein UreG → MEPIKIGVGGPVGAGKTMLVEKLTRHLNDEISMAVVTNDIYTKEDAKFLMQNGVLPADRIIGVETGGCPHTAIREDASMNFAAINELIEKHPDVELIFVESGGDNLAATFSPELVDFSIYIIDVAQGEKIPRKGGQGMIKSDLFIINKTDLAPHVGASLEIMESDTKVFRGDKPFAFTNLKDDTGLDNVLDWLKHNALLKGLA
- a CDS encoding urease accessory protein UreD, with translation MNDWTGVLQLEAEERKGKTVAKKVYFRGAFKVMRPIYHDDSGQACYYLLNPGGGYLDGDRYQMKITLGENAKLTLTTQGATKVYKTPTDFAYQESEILLGAGSYLEYIPDPLIAYQNAKYKQKNVIRMDRSATFLYSDILTPGWSPGGERFSYKTVHLLNEIYMEDELVVYDHIKLKPTEQNINGLGFMEGYSHLGSMMVISEQADSTFLDQLYTTFDEKSYDCKVGLSLLPVNGFTIRVLANSTQVIEKIFSDIHQMISLEWFQSKPSSLRKY
- a CDS encoding DUF5342 family protein, which gives rise to MFENFEVFQLQEGTAREQSHFSLNLEGQDYKGMVHGGKIHWYNPHPKQKIEEEHLSAIESQVHQLMNEHLES
- a CDS encoding urea transporter, whose amino-acid sequence is MIIHNNLSRVINRETLTWLMVTALKGISQVVLVENAVSGFIIFAAVSVASVPLGLITLFSALIGTLIAKIGKADPNSVNQGIFGYNSVLTGMALYLFLSGDDRWIIALIGAAITAFFTAAMIHFMRQTGVPILTFPYIILTWFFLLTTYRLTSFQLSPDLTPQSLSNWTLNIKGEANWLDGAVNGIGQVFFLDHSVSGILLFIALFWAGWRIGLYAIVGNLAALVTSYGLGGEHSLIFMGLYGYNAILTIIAVSLVFNDNHKTGLIFGTIAACITVPITASIVTWLLPYGLPPLTMPFVFCTWLFLGARKVLPAF